Genomic DNA from Candidatus Bathyarchaeota archaeon:
GGTTCTACGTTTCCGTTTTTAAATAAATTATGAATTTTAAATCAGCAAACTCGTTAAGCGTGGTCTTCGTTGTTCATGAAATTGGGAGTAATTTTTCGAAACTTTATATAGTGGTTTGTGTCAATTCATCTTTACCCTTTGAAGGGTTCTGGTTTTAGAAAATTTTTGAAAGGGAGGTGATTTTATGTTTAGGGAACAATTTGCAGCCCTACCCATATTGCCAAAACTTTGTATGAAACTTAAGGAGGAATTGATGAGCCTATGAAAACACACATGTATCGTGATAGCGTGTTGCAGTGGAACGTTTTTGTCGGCTGCCGTTTTGACTGTGTTTATTGTGAGAAGAGTTTCAAGTTGCAGATGAAAAGGCAAAAGAACCGATGTAGCAGATGCTACAATTACGAGCCGCACTTTCATCCAGAACGACTTAATCGTCCCTTGCCGAGAACAAAAGGTGACCAGTTCATCTGGCCTTGCAGTAGCGGAGACATAACTTTCTGCAAGCCCGAGTGGATGCGTAAAATCCTTGAGGTGATTAGGCGTTATCCAGACCGCACCTTCCTACTGCAAACCAAAAACCCAATTGTGTTCAAATACTATGAGCCTTTCCCGCCAAACGTTGTTTTGGATGTAACCCTCGAAACAAACCGAGATGAAGGTTATCGTCTGATTAGTAAAGCTCCACTGCCAAGCAAGAGGTTCATAGGCTACCTTAGCGTGAACCATCCGAGAAAGTTTTTAACCATAGAGCCGGTCCTCGAGTTTGACATGGACGAGTTTGTAAGCTGGATTAGGCGGATCAAGCCTGAAAGAGTTTATCTGGGCTACGACAGCAAAAACTCCTACCTTCCAGAGCCAGAACTCCAAAAAGTGCTGGAGCTTGAGCGTCGGCTCAAGGCTTTCACAAGGGTAAAGCGGAAACTGTTCCGCAAAGCATGGTGGGAGCAACGCATTCAAATGAGGTGATTGAGCTTTGAAGAAGAAAGTCACCGTTGAGTTTATGTTCAGCGATGAGGCGTTCGACCTCGACGCGATAACCTGCGACTATATCCTAAGCATTCTCAGAGAGGCGGGTCTTATAGGCGAAGAAAACCAGCCGAAATGGAGAGTAACCATAGAACTGTTAGATGAAAAGGACGAAGACAACCTTCAAGAAACAGCATTGAAACCACCAACACCAAAAGAAGAGCCAACTATTGACTTTGAAGAGCTTTACAACCGCATAGCCACTGAAAGGGAAAAACTCGAACTGAAAAGGCTGAAAAGGCATGAGAAACTGCAACGCCTAATCCACAAACGACCACACCATAAAGCCTACATTACGTAAGTTGAATGAGACAAAGAATTGTAATCCTAAAATTTCTGTATAAAAAAATGGGGATTTGCGGGAGAAATCTCCATGCATTCTCCTGTTCAAATCCCAGCTACCCCACCATCCTTTATCAGAAACTACGTTTCCGATACCTTCCTTTTTGATTAGCGTTTCAGTTTTGCCTTGTATCTGCGTGTAATTTTGTTCTATTCCTTTAATGAAGATTTGGAGTAAGTTTTCAACTGTTCTGCTTATGTTGATTCCATATTTTTCCGCTTTTTCTAAAAGTTCTTTTTCTATTTGGATTGTTGTTTTGGTTTTCATATAACCACCATATGGCAAATGCCATACATTCTTTTTTATTCTAAGGATTGCTCTAAGTCCTTTGTAAACCTCAACTCTTCCGCCGCCTCGACGAACTCATCGTATCTATATGTTGGAACTTTACATGCAATAAATTCGCCGAATGTCCTAATTTTATCCGCAATATTGCGCAACGTTTTTTCCGTTTCAAAAGACGGTTCTAGATAGATTTCAAATCTACTTATATCATGCATTCTTAGGTGGTAATGAGCTTTCGAAATTTTCTCTTCTATTATTGAAGGTCTAAGCAAATAAGATTTCCTTGATATGCATTCTATTCCAATATTCCTGTTTGGGTCGATATATGATAATCCGCTTACAAGAAGGTCAAATGGATAATAACCCTTAGGGCACTCATATTTAATATCCGTTGGAATTCCTAGGCAATCCCGAATAGTTGCATAATGGGCATACGCATATAGCTTCAGAGCAATATGGTGCACTCCCTCGTCTTCTGGAGAGAACACAAACCTATCCTTTGCCTCTTGTAAGTGTTCAACTAATTTTTCATAATAGACTTCCATCGGCATTTGCCATAACTCAATAACTAAATCATGTTCATGATAGGTTTTGAAATCTCCCTTTTCGTTAGAAGCAGTTTGGTTCTGTGCTATTTTTTGGAATGAATTGGTTAATGCTTCTATTCCAAATTTTTAAAGTGTTTTCACAGTATTGTGAAACGTTTATGCCTAATTCTTGTGCGTGTTTGAAGATTTTGGTTTCTGTTAGGATGCTTGTTCTGGTTTCATAGGTTTCACGGTATATACTTGTATGCATAAAGCGTTATGCAATCATTACACTATGACATGTTCCTAAGCAGAGCAAGAGATTATTCTTCTTGTTCTGTTTGTCCCACCGCTACTGTGTCGAAGTTTTCTGAAGTCCTCACGTTTTGCGGCTCGGATGCTTTAGTTTGGTTTAGTGGTTAAAACTTTATACGGTCAGTCCCTTTTTATGGTAGGCGAGGATGAAGTTTGAGGGTTGTTTTGAAGGTAGCGGATAAAATTAAAATGCTTGAAATTCAAGGGGCAAGGAACATTGCCATAGCCGCTATCAAAGCCATCGAGACCATGGCGGTTCAGACTACGGCCAAGAATAAGGAGGGTTTTTTGAAGGAGTTATACGCCGCGAGAAATATTCTCTTCACATCCAGGGCCACTGAACCATTAATGAGGAACGCTGTTCGCAGGATACTTGCCCGAGTGGAGGAAAGTACAGAAGATGATGTCAAAGTCTTGCGCGATGTTGTTTCATCCGCCGCCAAGCAGTTTTTGATGGATTTTGACCGTTCAAGTGGGCTTATAGCTGAAATTGGCGCCAAGCGGGTAAAAGACAAAGCGGTAATATTCACTCACTGTCACTCATCCACGGTTACTAATATTCTCAAGAGGGCAAAAGCGCAAGGGAAAACATTCGAAGTCATCTGCACTGAAACTAGGCCGGTTTTTCAAGGAAGGATAACCGCCAAAGAGCTTGTAGAGGCAGGGATAAAGACAACGCTGATTGTGGATTCCGCCACTCGCTTTTTCATGAACGAGGCTGATATGGTCCTTGTGGGAGCTGATGCTATAACCTCTGAGGGAAACGTTATAAACAAGATTGGCACAAGCGCCATAGCCCTAATCGCTAAGGAGGCTAGGACACCCTTCTATGTGGCCGCGGAACTTCTAAAGTTTGACCCAGAAACTATGTATGGTGACTATGAAGAGATAGAGGAGCGGAGCCCAGAGGAGATCTGGGAAAATCCGCCTAAAGCGTTAACCATAAGAAACCCGGCCTTCGACATCACAAGAAGGGATTTCATTCACGGCATAATATGCGAGGAGGGGATAATATCACCTCACTCAATAGCGGAGGTTGTCCGGAGAAGGTATCCTTGGGTCTTCAACTCAGGTCTTCCACGTCTCTAGGGCTACGGCGAGTTCCTTATGCTCTTTTGCATACTCCTTAAGAGGTATCTTCCTCATGACGGCGTCTACGGCTTGCCTCATGGCTCTAGCTCCGGCTATAGTTCCATCTCTATGACCGTGAATGCCCCCACCAGCTTGTATGACAAAGTCTCTTCCAAAAATCTCCATCAAGGCAGGCACAAGCCCCGGATGCAGACCGCCCGAGGCCACGGGCATGCATGGCCTCAAACCAACCATTTCTGTTTTCAAAGCCTTAATGTTCTCTCTTACCTCCTCCATTGTATCGGACATTTTGCCAACCACTGTTCCCACATGAAGCTGATCCACGCCTACGATCCTTGCCAGCTTGGCGATTACTCTCATGGCTATGCCATGCCTCGGGTTTTTGGTTACCGCTGCATGTCCAGCTCGATGGCCGTGGATAACTAGTGGAAGATCCATTTCACGGAGACTCTGTAGGGCAGCGAAGCCGACTGTTAGAATGTCCACCATAATGCATTCGCCGCCTTGGGAAAGCACGTATTCCGCTCGTCTAATCATCTCGTTAGCTTCAGCGGTCACATTAGCCATGTAAATCTTCCTTTCACCCGTCTCCTTCTCTGCTCTGTCTCTGCTCTCAAGAGTTTTCGTTACCCTATCCTCGAACCTGTTAAAGCGTTGGCTGCTCAGGTTCTCGTCGTCCTTAACGATGTCACATCCACCCAGCCAAGCCTCGTAGGCCACGCGGGCATGATCCTCGGTTCTTAAGCCAAGTTTAGGCTTTATTATGGTGCCAACCAGTGGCCTGTCATAAATTTTCAGAAGGCTGCGGATGCCTTCTATCCCATACCTTGGACCTTTAAAGCTTCTTGCAAGCTTTTCTGGAAGAATTATGTCTAACAGTCTTAGGGATCTAAGAGTGCGGAGGCCAAAGATGTTTCCGGCTATGCTGCTGAGGAGGTTAGGCATGTTGCCTTCCTCGAAAAGTTCTGTGGGATAGGCGATCTTAACGATGTTGCTACTTATCTCGAAAACCTTGGCGGCAAAGGCTTTAACATACTCTTGTTCAGTCGTCAACTCTGTCCATGTACCGATGGAGCTTTCCGCTGCAACTCCACCCGCAGCCTCTTCTATGCTGGTGCCGTCAGGCTCAATATAGAAAACGCAGATAACATTGTTGCCGTCGGGTTTATAACTTAAGTTTACAAAGTCGATATAGCGCAATTAACCCACGCCCCTATTGCTTAAACCTTAATAGTACATGTAGATAAACTTCTCCGGAGATGCCTATTATGGAGCTCGAAGCCAGAATCCTTGACATAAGCGCCAGTGGAAGGAGAATTGTACTTTTGAGTGATGAAACAGCCAGCGCCTTGGGAATACACTCTTCAGACAGAGTGCAAATCACCTACAAGAGTCGGAGAATAGCAGCCATAGTCAACATTGCCAGCAGTTTTCCCAGCAACCAAATAGGCCTGTATAGGGAAATCGCCCAAGAGCTTGGTATAAAATCCGGCGAAAATGTTGATGTACAATATGCATGTCTCCCTAAATCCCTAAATTTTGTTAGGAAGAAAATCATGGGGAAGAGGCTGAGTGAAGAAGAGATTAAAGCGATAGTTAGTGATGTGGTGGAACATCATCTAAGCGACGTTGAAATAGCAGCCTTCCTCACGGCCATACATATCCGAGGGGTTAGTATGGATGAAATAGCAGCCCTATCCAGTGCAATGGTTGAAACAGGCAAAACCTTGGACTTTGGCAAAAAACCCATTCTCGACAAACACAGCATTGGAGGGATACCTGGCGACAAAACAACAATTCTTGTGACGCCCATAGTGGCGGCAGCCGGCTACGTTATACCTAAAACCTCCTCAAGAGCTGTAACCTCCCCCGCTGGAACCGCTGATAGGGTGGAATGCCTCTGCCCAGTAAATCTATCTGTAGAGGAGATAATCGAAGTTGTAAACAAAACCAACGGATGCATGGTCTGGGGAGGCGCCCTTGAGCTAGCCCCAGCCGACGACATCTTCATCCAAGTGGAATATTCCCTAGGCATAGATCCCATGCTTCTTCCCTCTATAATGAGTAAAAAGAAGGCTATTGGCTCCACCCACTTGGTGGTTGATATTCCCACCGGAAGAGGTGCTAAGGTTAAAACTATAGGGGAAGCTCAGCTGCTTGCCGGTGACTTCATCGAGCTTGGTAAAGCCTTGGGGATTCAAGTTCAATGTGGAATAACCTTTGGGGAACAGCCTTTAGGCTATGCCATTGGACCCGCTTTAGAGGCAAAGGAAGCTCTTGAAACTATTATGGGCGGCGGTGCGAGAGATCTCAGCGACAAAGCAACCGAGTTGGCTGGCATCCTATTTAGGATGATGGGAATACATGATGGGAAGCGTCAAGCCGATTTCATTCTAAAGTCAGGGAAAGCTGAGAAAAAACTTAGAGATATAATTGAAGCTCAAGGTGGTAATCCGCGGATAAAGCCAGAAGACATTAAAGTAGGCGATAAAATTGCAGAGGTCACCTCTAACAGGGACGGCCAAGTTTTATGGATAAATAATCAACACATTGCCCAGATAGCAAGAGAAGCGGGAGCCCCGAAAGACAAGGGCGCTGGCGTTAAACTTCACGTTAAGCTTGGAGACCGTGTCAAAAAAGGTTGCACTCTATTTGAAATATATGCTGAAAGAAGCACCAAACTGGAGAGTGCGTTAAAACTGGCTGAAAGTCTTAACCCCATTGGCCTAGGCAAAAGATGGAATGAACAAATGCTCATAGAAACAGTTCCAACTGAGACCAGACATCTGAAAATCTTTGCCATAGAGCGGTAAGGGTAATAGATCCTCCAACGGTTTTCGGATATTTCCAGTTTTATGATTTTGATTGCTAGTTTCCATTAAAGAAAACGCGTCTTTCATTTCAGGTGAGACTTTCCAATAAATATTTCATGATTATTCCTTTAAGGGTGGAATTGTTAAGTCTAGAGTTGCCTTTGTGAGCTCTGCGTCTATTCGTTGCATTTTAAAACCTTTTTTAGCGCATAAATCAATCATTTTATAATTGTCTGAAGCTAAAAAGCCATAAATTGTTTCTAAATTCATGTCCTTGCCAACCTCGATGATGCAGTCCATAAGCTTTGAGCCTAAGCCTAACCCTTGCCATTGATCTCCAACAACCACGGCGAATTCCCCGCTTTTTCTCCCCGGATCTGTTGTTAGAAGGCTTACTCCGATGATTTTTCTCTTCTCCCCTTGAATCTCTGCAATAATGGCTATTTCCCTGTCATAATCTAAGTTGCAGTGCCTTGTCAAGGTTTCATGGGAAAACTCCCTGAACACTTGGAAAAACCGAAGTCTCATAGTCTCCTCGGAAAGAGAAGAGTAAAACTCTCTCAACAGTGGTTCATCTTCTGACTTTATGGGGCGGATGATCACCGGAACCCCATTTTTAAGCGTCCACTGAGTAACGTATTTTCTTGGATAGGGCGCAATCACGAGATGCTCGTGAGGATGAGTTTTCTCCAAGATTCTTTCCGAATCAATGATTATTCTGGCGTCAACAGCTACGGCGCTTTTTTCGTCCACTATTAATGGGTTTATCTCTATCTCCTTTATTTCGGGGAGGTCTACAACAAGTTGGGAAAACTTAACTAGAATTTCTTCGAGAAGCTTAAAGTTTGGACGGAAATCGCTTGCCTCTGAAAGTTTGTAGAATCTGGTTCTTTCCATAAGCCGTCTTGCAAGCACCTGGTTAAGAGGCGGAAGCCCAACGCTTATGTCTTGCATTATCTCCGCTGCAATCCCACCTGTGCCGAAAATGATTACTGAGCCAAATTGGGGATCTTTCCTTGCACCGAGTAAAAGTTCATATCCTTTCTTCAAAACCATGGGTTGCAGGATGACGCCTTGGAACTCTGCATCCGGACGCATTTCCTTA
This window encodes:
- a CDS encoding type II toxin-antitoxin system CcdA family antitoxin, whose amino-acid sequence is MKTKTTIQIEKELLEKAEKYGINISRTVENLLQIFIKGIEQNYTQIQGKTETLIKKEGIGNVVSDKGWWGSWDLNRRMHGDFSRKSPFFYTEILGLQFFVSFNLRNVGFMVWSFVD
- a CDS encoding S-methyl-5-thioribose-1-phosphate isomerase, translated to MRVVLKVADKIKMLEIQGARNIAIAAIKAIETMAVQTTAKNKEGFLKELYAARNILFTSRATEPLMRNAVRRILARVEESTEDDVKVLRDVVSSAAKQFLMDFDRSSGLIAEIGAKRVKDKAVIFTHCHSSTVTNILKRAKAQGKTFEVICTETRPVFQGRITAKELVEAGIKTTLIVDSATRFFMNEADMVLVGADAITSEGNVINKIGTSAIALIAKEARTPFYVAAELLKFDPETMYGDYEEIEERSPEEIWENPPKALTIRNPAFDITRRDFIHGIICEEGIISPHSIAEVVRRRYPWVFNSGLPRL
- the rbcL gene encoding type III ribulose-bisphosphate carboxylase; the protein is MDFVNLSYKPDGNNVICVFYIEPDGTSIEEAAGGVAAESSIGTWTELTTEQEYVKAFAAKVFEISSNIVKIAYPTELFEEGNMPNLLSSIAGNIFGLRTLRSLRLLDIILPEKLARSFKGPRYGIEGIRSLLKIYDRPLVGTIIKPKLGLRTEDHARVAYEAWLGGCDIVKDDENLSSQRFNRFEDRVTKTLESRDRAEKETGERKIYMANVTAEANEMIRRAEYVLSQGGECIMVDILTVGFAALQSLREMDLPLVIHGHRAGHAAVTKNPRHGIAMRVIAKLARIVGVDQLHVGTVVGKMSDTMEEVRENIKALKTEMVGLRPCMPVASGGLHPGLVPALMEIFGRDFVIQAGGGIHGHRDGTIAGARAMRQAVDAVMRKIPLKEYAKEHKELAVALETWKT
- a CDS encoding AMP phosphorylase, yielding MELEARILDISASGRRIVLLSDETASALGIHSSDRVQITYKSRRIAAIVNIASSFPSNQIGLYREIAQELGIKSGENVDVQYACLPKSLNFVRKKIMGKRLSEEEIKAIVSDVVEHHLSDVEIAAFLTAIHIRGVSMDEIAALSSAMVETGKTLDFGKKPILDKHSIGGIPGDKTTILVTPIVAAAGYVIPKTSSRAVTSPAGTADRVECLCPVNLSVEEIIEVVNKTNGCMVWGGALELAPADDIFIQVEYSLGIDPMLLPSIMSKKKAIGSTHLVVDIPTGRGAKVKTIGEAQLLAGDFIELGKALGIQVQCGITFGEQPLGYAIGPALEAKEALETIMGGGARDLSDKATELAGILFRMMGIHDGKRQADFILKSGKAEKKLRDIIEAQGGNPRIKPEDIKVGDKIAEVTSNRDGQVLWINNQHIAQIAREAGAPKDKGAGVKLHVKLGDRVKKGCTLFEIYAERSTKLESALKLAESLNPIGLGKRWNEQMLIETVPTETRHLKIFAIER